CGTTTTTGATATCGCCGATAGTTGACGGATTAACTCCATATATTTTCGCTATGTCTTTTATTAAGATATGTCTCATGTTAAGTAGTTTCTTGATTTCAATAACCTCTTCTTCTGTTAGAACATGGCTGTAAATATCCTCCCCTCTAGGTTGTCTCCCTCTTTTAACTTTGTCTTGCATGTTGTCAAAGTGAGTACCTAATTCCAAATGCTCCGGATTTATGCACTGAGGGTTGTCGCATTTATGTCTAATACATAAACCTTCTGGAATATCGCCAAACATCTCTTCGTAAATTTTACGGTACATAGGAGAACTTTTACCTCTTAATCCGACAAGAGGATAACCAAACTTGTTTCTTTTATGTGAGGTACAATTAAAACAACCATTTTCATCTACTACAAAATCAATAGGAATAGCTCTTTTATCGTGTACAGTGTTTACATCACCATGTTTATAT
The nucleotide sequence above comes from Bacillus oleivorans. Encoded proteins:
- a CDS encoding HNH endonuclease signature motif containing protein encodes the protein MKICTVANCEKKVLAKGLCNTHYWRKYRTGDPTKLINQPRSKYKHCKAADCYREVFSKGYCRKHYKRLYKHGDVNTVHDKRAIPIDFVVDENGCFNCTSHKRNKFGYPLVGLRGKSSPMYRKIYEEMFGDIPEGLCIRHKCDNPQCINPEHLELGTHFDNMQDKVKRGRQPRGEDIYSHVLTEEEVIEIKKLLNMRHILIKDIAKIYGVNPSTIGDIKNGRTWKHLSIS